AGTGATCATTCCAGCCGCATCTCCGCGCTGGAGCGTTCCCTGCGCTCGCGCAACCGCCTGCTCGAGACGCGCAATTACGACGACCATTGGTGTGACGCGATCGAGCGCGAGACCGCCGAGCTTGCGGTCGCGGTGGCCGCAACGCGCGGTCAGACCGCAGCAAGGCTCACCGGCATGCTGAATGCGCGCGCGCAGGCTTCCGCCTTCCCGCCTGCGAAAATCGCGCTCGACGGCTGGATGGAGAACGCGCTGCTCCAGGAGACCGCGACCTCGGTCGAGGACCGCTACCGCCAGATCCTGCGCGACAACCGTCCACGCGATGCCATCGCCGGCCGCACCACCGACGGCCCGCATCTCACTGATCTCCAGGTGGTCTATGCGCCCAAAAGCATGCCGGCGCGCGATGCCTCGACCGGCGAGCAAAAGGCGCTGCTGATCGGCCTCGTGCTGGCGCATGCGACGCTGGTCGCCGAGATGACCGGCATCGTGCCGCTGCTGCTGCTCGACGAGGTCGTCGCGCATCTCGATCCGAGCCGCCGCGCGGCGCTGTTCGACGAGCTGAAGAAGCTCGGCGCGCAGGTCTGGTTGACCGGCGCGGACCCCGCCGCCTTTGCCGAGATCGGCGCGGGCGGCGAAGTCTTTGACGTCGAGAGCGGACGAATCTCTGCCCGCAGGTAGGCCGTCACATTGAACCGGCCTGTTTCCGGTCGCGACTAGCTGCTTGGAGCCGCCAGCGGCGGCGATCGCGCAGGATTCAGGCACGCGCGATATCCTTGGAGCATGAGCATGACGACGGTGAGGCATGGGGTGCGAGCCCCGGCACGATGGCGGGCGTTTGCGTGCGGCCTCGTCCTGCTTGCGATCTGCCTGCTCGCGGCCAGCGCCGGCGCCTCGCTGCCGCATTTGTTTCCGGCGACGCTCACGCTGGACTCCGATGCCAAGCTGCCTGCACCGACGCGCTACAGCTATCGAGCAATCCACACCACGCTGATGCAGGGCGTCGACGCGCCGCTCCGCGTCAGGCTGGAAGCCAACGTGCCCGCGGAGCTCCGCAACGTGCTCGCCTTCTACCGCACCGAGCTTGGAAAGCTCGGCTGGCAGGAGCAGCATGATGGCGCCGTGATCAGCGCCGACCACGTCCAGCTCGCTTTCATCTCGCCGCTCGGGCCGGCGGTGCTGGAGCTCAACCGCAAGAACGGCGGCACCTCGGTCTATCTCGTGCAGAAGAACGCGGAGACGGCAACCCGAGCAAACGTCATGCCCGAACCCGGCCAGGCGAAGCTGGTGTTCAGCAACATCGGCGAGAAGGAAGCCGTGCTCGAGATCAACGAGCGGACCATCCCGCGCCCCGCCGGCGCGAATGCCGTCGCGCTGGACCTCGTGCCCGGCAGATATTCCTACGGACTGAGCGTGCCGGACCGTCCGGCGACCACCAACATCCTCACCGTCGCCGCCGGCGATGCCTGGGAGCTCACCGTCGGGCGCGACGGTGACGCCTGGCCACCGCTCCAGCTGTATTGAGCCGTCGCCCCATGGCGCTAGCCGGACACACCGGTTGAACCTGTCCGGTTCCTGACGCGACTTCTCGTCTGAAGCCGCGCGCCGACGGCGCCGCAGCCTGTCATGGCGTAGGGCATGCGACCCGCGCGACATCCAGGAGTTTTGACGATGCCGATGATCCGGCGCGGGACGCGAGTCCCGGCAAGATGGCTGCTGCTTGCCTGCGGCATTCTCGCGATGGCGAGCATTTCACGTCCCGCGGGCGCGGCAGACGACGGTATCGTCGACGTCCATACGCTGCCGCGGCTGGACGGCGCAGTGGAAGACACCTCGCGCGCCGACAGCTACCGCGTGACCTACACCCTGCCGAGCGCGGTGGCAGCCACGTCGGACGCCACCAAGAAGCTGCTGAGCGCCGACGGCTGGGTGCCCTATGTGTATCCGCTGGATGAGAAAGGCACCGCGCTGAGCTTCAAGAAGGGACGGCAGGGGCTGCTCGTATCCTTCACGCAATCGCGCGGGCGTCCCGATCAGTCCGCCGTGTCCTACACGCCGAACCGGATCCATTCCAACGTGCCGTTCCCTGAAGGCGCGACCGATCTGGTGTTTGACGAGACCCGGCCCTATCTCGGCTGCATCGCGCCCGGCGCGCTCGAGACGATCTCGGAGTTCTTTACGAAGGACATGGCGGCGATGGGATGGCGCAAGCTCACGCCTGAGACAGCGGCGCGCTGGCCGAATGCCGATCTCGGCGGGACCGTCCCGAATGGTGTGCGCGTCTTCTACGATCATCCCGACGGCGACACGACGCAGTTCTACAAGCAGAAGCCGGTGATGCTGACCCTGACGCGGCGCGACGATGGCCGCACCAATGTCGAGATCAGGGTGGCGCCGTTCGCGCTGCCCGACGTGCTCGAGGCCGACGATGATATGGCCGGCCTGCCGCGGCCCAAGCTAACCAAATCTGCGAGGGGCCTTGGAAGCGCAAGCTCCAACAAGCGCGAGATGTCTGCCGCCGCGATCGCCGAGCTGCCCGCCGTGCTTGCCTTCTATCATCGCGAGCTCGCCGCGCGCGGCTGGCAGGAAGATGGCACCGCGCCGCTCGCACCCGGCGACGACGTCGCGATCAGGATTTCCTCGGCGGAGGAAACCGGCGTGCTGCGGCTCGGCCGCAAATACGATTTCACCATGATCAGTCTGACGGCGCAGGTGAAGGAATCCGCCCTTGCCGCCCGCGCCAGGGCGAAGAAGGAGGCCGACGAGAGGTTCCTGGGCGATGCGCTAGGTGCGGCCCAGCAGCTCATCGCCGCTGATGAAGCCAGGCGCAAGACGCAGGCCGCCTCCCTGTCGGATGCACCGCTCAATGCGCTCGCCAACAGCAAGACGCCGGTGCCGCTGCCCGAGACCGCGCAAGACGTGACGTTCGAAGGCGGAGACGGCCGGCTCGAATTCTCCTCGACGTCGAGCGTGAAGGCGCTCAGCACGTTCTATCGTACGACGCTGAAGAGCTCGGGCTGGAAGGAACAGCCCTCCGTCATCAACCAGCCCAACATGGCGGTGATGGCATTCTCGAAAGGCGGCAAGTCGATCTCGATGACCGTGATGCAGATGGGGCCGAAGGTGAATGTCCGCGCCGACGGATCGGGCCTGGTGACGGAAGCGGCCAAGCCTGTCGCCAACACCGAGGTGCAGGTACAGGCCAAATCCTCCGAGCCGCTCAAGCTCGATCCTGAATCCCAGCTGCCCGTGCCGACGCAGCGTTCGTCGAAATCGTTTGCCACCACGAAGATACCTGGCGGCGAGGCGCCGCTCCGCCGCGAGCTGGCAGCCAGCATTCCGGCGCCGCTCAATGACGTCCTCGCCTTCTACCGTGCGGAGCTGTCCAGGCTCGGCTGGCAGGAAAAGACCGACGGCGCGGCCGTGTCCGCAGAACGCGCTCAGATCGACTTCACTTCGCCGCAGGGACCGGCCGTGCTCAAGCTCGGCCGCGCCAAGGGCGAGACCACGGTCAATCTGGCGCAGAAGAATGCGGATGTCGCTGAAAAGGCCGACGTCATGCCGAAGGCGGGACAAGCGAGGCTCATGCTCGGAAACATGGGAGCGAACGAGGCCTCGCTG
This genomic stretch from Bradyrhizobium sp. CCGB12 harbors:
- the recF gene encoding DNA replication/repair protein RecF (All proteins in this family for which functions are known are DNA-binding proteins that assist the filamentation of RecA onto DNA for the initiation of recombination or recombinational repair.), coding for MTPSRIHRLTLTHFRNYRAAGLETAADMVALVGPNGAGKTNCIEAISFLSPGRGLRRATLEDVADNQGEGSWAVSAQVEGALGLATLGTGIDAPRPDASVSRRCRIDREPVNSAASFGDHIRMVWLTPAMDGLFMGAASERRRFFDRLVLAIDSDHSSRISALERSLRSRNRLLETRNYDDHWCDAIERETAELAVAVAATRGQTAARLTGMLNARAQASAFPPAKIALDGWMENALLQETATSVEDRYRQILRDNRPRDAIAGRTTDGPHLTDLQVVYAPKSMPARDASTGEQKALLIGLVLAHATLVAEMTGIVPLLLLDEVVAHLDPSRRAALFDELKKLGAQVWLTGADPAAFAEIGAGGEVFDVESGRISARR